A window of the Oncorhynchus keta strain PuntledgeMale-10-30-2019 chromosome 21, Oket_V2, whole genome shotgun sequence genome harbors these coding sequences:
- the LOC118378425 gene encoding SUZ domain-containing protein 1-like isoform X2 has protein sequence MKRFAKVGRKLQTAGKASISSGSSPIRTAMVIQDESLPAAPSPQIRILKRPSSNGSLESSGSSNRLTQQPKSLAQREAEYAEARRRILGSASSEETPQDKPRPERPVRVSAQPPQPELVSLNNHMIRQPTGPDGTSGFRRYR, from the exons ATGAAGAGGTTTGCGAAAGTTGGGAGGAAGCTGCAGACAGCGGG GAAAGCAAGCATCAGCTCAGGTAGCTCCCCCATACGAACTGCCATGGTTATCCAGGATGAATCTCTACCTGCAGCCCCCTCACCTCAAATCCGAATTCTGAAGCGCCCCTCAAGTAATGGTTCCTTGGAGTCCTCTGGTTCATCCAACCGCCTCACCCAGCAGCCGAAGTCACTGGCCCAGCGGGAGGCAGAGTATGCTGAGGCCCGCAGGAGGATTCTGGGTAGTGCTAGCTCTGAAGAAACGCCTCAGGACAAACCCAGGCCAGAAAG ACCAGTGCGAGTGAGTGCCCAACCACCACAGCCAGAACTGGTTAGTCTGAACAATCACATGATCCGCCAACCCACAGGCCCAGACGGTACCTCAGGCTTCCGTCGCTACAGATAG
- the LOC118378425 gene encoding SUZ domain-containing protein 1-like isoform X1, translating to MEDEEVCESWEEAADSGEIVKRLEAKLKISQKAKKASISSGSSPIRTAMVIQDESLPAAPSPQIRILKRPSSNGSLESSGSSNRLTQQPKSLAQREAEYAEARRRILGSASSEETPQDKPRPERPVRVSAQPPQPELVSLNNHMIRQPTGPDGTSGFRRYR from the exons ATGGAAGATGAAGAGGTTTGCGAAAGTTGGGAGGAAGCTGCAGACAGCGGG GAAATTGTGAAAAGACTTGAGGCAAAGTTGAAGATAAGCCAGAAAGCAAA GAAAGCAAGCATCAGCTCAGGTAGCTCCCCCATACGAACTGCCATGGTTATCCAGGATGAATCTCTACCTGCAGCCCCCTCACCTCAAATCCGAATTCTGAAGCGCCCCTCAAGTAATGGTTCCTTGGAGTCCTCTGGTTCATCCAACCGCCTCACCCAGCAGCCGAAGTCACTGGCCCAGCGGGAGGCAGAGTATGCTGAGGCCCGCAGGAGGATTCTGGGTAGTGCTAGCTCTGAAGAAACGCCTCAGGACAAACCCAGGCCAGAAAG ACCAGTGCGAGTGAGTGCCCAACCACCACAGCCAGAACTGGTTAGTCTGAACAATCACATGATCCGCCAACCCACAGGCCCAGACGGTACCTCAGGCTTCCGTCGCTACAGATAG